TTTCAGGTGGTGACAAAACCGATAACCCGCGGGACTTCCTCGGCGTACTTAAAAACTGTATGGATGCCGGTGGCAGAGGGGTTGCTGTGGGCCGCAATGTCTGGCAGGCTGACGACCCAGCTAGGATGCTGCAGGCAATTAAGAAAGTTGTTCATGAAGGCATGACCCCTGAAGAAGCACTGGCTAAATCATCCATTTAGTATTCCATCTTTTCTCCGTACTCCCCAAATAAAAATCAGCCACTCGATATGAGTGACTGATTTTTATTTTCACAACAGATTTAAATTATTGGATAAGTAAAGTTATAACAACAGCTGCCATGGCTGCACTGAGCGTACAGGCCGCATTGACCCAGTCGTTCTGCAGCCACTTTATTCCCCGCACGAGGGTCGTCTCCCTACCGCAGCTATGCAGCGGGTGCCGTTCGGTATCCTTTTGGCACGCCGGACAATGATACATCGCCTGAACCCAGGCGCCTAAAGCCGAATCGACCATCGCTCCCAGTAAACCCGCCAAAGAAATGAGCACAAATTGACCTCCCAGGCTTAATCCACCTGCAGGCGCCCACCCGGCCAGGCCGGTCAGCACAGCCACCCCAGCGACTACTCCTGAGCCAGCCAAAGCCGCAAGCGTGCCAACCCAACTGATCGCGCCCGAAGTGCCCCCTGGAACCCGTTGAAAAGTGCGCAATGAAATCGGCTGGTGGGAGTTCAAAACGCCCAGTTCAGTAGCCCAGGTGTCAGCATTCGCTGCTGCCAGGCTGGCCGCAAAGCCCAGCCAAAGCGCCGGCAGGAGCGGATGCTGGGGGGTGACCATATAAAGTAAAAAATATCCAAACGCCAGTGCACCTGAGATACCGCCATTTGCCGCGACCTGCCCGGCATCCCGGCGGGATCCCTTGGCAAAATCATCGGCGATTCGGGATTTGCGCCCCTTGAAAATCACAGATAGTCCGCTGGCTGTGACGAAAAAGGTTAGCAGAACCAACGCCCAGGCCACGCCGCCCAGGCCAAAGACAATCGTCCCCAGCACGCCTGCGGCGATCGCGCCGCTCAGGTCCAATGACCGCGCTCGATAGGCCAGGGCAGCAATGCCCACCCCAGCGATTAGTCCAATCAGTAATTTAACAATCATGGGTCTCAGATAAAGTGATCAAAAAATAAATATCAAACTGCTAATCAATAAAAGCAGCCCGGTAAGGCCGGAAGCGCCCCAAAGGAGATAGGCCGCCAGTGGCATGTCCCCACCCCGGGGGAAGAGCAACATCCCCATCACAAGGTCAACCAGCCAGATCAGGCCATCCAAAACCGGCAGCAGCAACAATCGTTCCGCAGGTGCAGTCGTTCCTGCGCCGATCCAGGGAATCACGTCCAGCCTGGTCACGGCGATCGCATCCACCGCCAACAGCACCAAACCAATGATGAAGCTGATCATCACCAACATTCTGGCCCTTCTGTCTTCCCAAACCCGGCCGATCAGCAAGGTTGGATAGACGGATTGGGCCTCCAGTGGCGCCAGACTGCCCAACTCGGTCATCTGTTGAAACAGCATCATAAAGGCACTGGTATTCTCGGGTGAAATGGCAAAGACCCTTTCGGGCGTGGCGACCAACAGCATATGCGCCATATCCGCGGACATAAACTCCACAAGGCCCAACTCGGACACCTTTCGGTTGCCTATCAGTGACCCAGGCCAGCGCAGCCATGGCAGCGGCAGCCGGAACCCCATTTCATTCGCCGGTCTGATCCATTCAATGTCATTGAGAGGTACGTCTTCTCTGCGCAGCCCCCAGCGAATCCGCAGCCCATCCCGACGGAGCGTGTACGACGACGAAACCAGGGCATAGAGGCGATAGAGGATCACCGGGAGAGGGGCTAGCAGTACCAGGGCAATCACCATGTGCAGCATGAAATCCAGACCGGCCTGATCCTGTACGGCAATAAAGAAGAAATATCCCCCCGCGGCCAGGAACCAGAGCGCCATTGCGCCCTGGATCAAAACACCTGTTCTGCGGGGAGGGAGAAACTCGGTTTCCATCAGAAAATAACAGCCTACGCCATCTTTTCGGCGGCTGGTAGGACTTCCGCAATGCGCTGGCAGACTTCCACCACTTCCTCTTCCGTCATTGCGCCGGAGAAAGGCAGCGCCAGGCTGCGGTTACCCAGATCTTCCGTCACGGGATAATCGCCCGCCTGAGTGCCGAACATCTCCATCATATACGGCTGAAGATGGATTGGGGCAAAATAGGGTCGCACGGGCACGCCCTTCTCCACCAGGATTTTCGCAAAGCGATCCCGGTCGATCTGAGGTGCCACCCGGATGACATACACAAACCAGGAGACACGCGTGGTGTTTGGGACCAATTGCGGAGGGGTGACCCCTTCAATGCCAGCCAGGTGTTTGGCATACCAGTCCGCTACCCGGGACCGATGTTTAAGGAGGTCTTCCAAACGGCCGATCTGGGAAAGCCCCAGAGCCGCGCTCATCTCATCCATCCGGTAGTTATAGCCCAGGAAGGTGTGTTGGAGCCAGGTATCACCCACAGCCCGTCCCTGGTTACGCAGGGCACGCATAAAGTCGGCGGCCTCATCATCATCCGTGACGATCATCCCACCCTCGCCCGTGGTGATCTGCTTATTGGGATAAAAGGCAAACACACCATAATCAGCTAGTGTACCGGCCGGTTTTCCTTTATATTCACCGCCCAGCGCTTCACAGGAATCTTCGATCACGGTCAGACCATGCTGATTTGCGATCGCGTTGATTTGATCAAAATCCGCCGGCTGGCCAAACACATCCACCGGCAGCAGCGCCTTCAGTTTGCCCACCTTTCCCTCGTTGAACTCGGGCAGCTTTCTCGGCATCCATTTTTGCGCCGCCTCACCGCCCAGAGAAAGATCTTCCACAGCTTTCCTAAGCAGGTCCGTGTCAATATTGCCCGTGACGGGATCAATGTCGACAAAGATCGGGATCGCTTTCTCGAAGAGGATGATATTGGTTGAGGCCACAAAGGAGAATGGCGTGGTGATTACCAGGTCGCCAGGGCCAATCCCGCTGGCTCGCACGCAGAGATGCAGGCCCGCCGTCCCGGAGTTCACGCCAATGGCGTGCTTCCGACCGGTCAGATCACAAAAAGCCTGTTCAAAGGCGGCAATCTTTGGCCCCATACTGAGATTGGGTGTGTTCACAACATCCAGAACAGCCTGACGGTCGTCCTGATTAAGTTCCGGAGATGACATTCGTAATTTCATAGTACCTTCCATAGGTTATCATCTGAAATAAGAATATTTTTCTTTTTCAATGTTCGTCCTGCAACCAATTTGCAGGGGTGCCCTAATTATAACGGGTAATGCTTAACAGCCAACCATGTCCATCTTGGGCAAAAAATTATTGACGGCGTGATGGCAGCATATATCAGGGCTCGGAATCGTTCATTCCCTTAGTCCTGCGATTAACCATGCGAGGCTGATTCCCCGATAAACCAACACATCTTTGCCGAAATAACCTTAAACAATTATTTCTCTTTTGATAATTGCAGGCTTTATAATTCATGGCGTTCATAAACGCCAATCCATTAAATATCACCCCTATTCCACCTGTTTTTAATCCTGATTAATCCAAATTTCATCCCAGGAGAGGTTTACAGTTCCTTTAAGCCAACTAAAGAATGATACACTATTTATCATTCAATTTAGGATGAGATAGAAAGAGGCAATCCCTGCACCCACATGGGGGAATCCGCTTTTTCCCGCCCAGCATTCAACCTACATAGAAACAAACAAGTCTACAGAGTACATTATGCCTATGATGTTAAAACACAGTACCAAGAGTGTCCTTCGCTCCCCTCTCAAGAGCATTTTATTCGTCTTGCTGCTTTCCGCAGCGATCCTATTTGTAAGCCTCGGCAGCAGTATGCTCTATTCTGCTGACCGGATGCTGCAACAAGCCGACGAGCAGTTCACCACAACCATCTCCCTGAAATATGGCGGCCTGCATGATGAAAACGGCGCTTGGGCGGACCAGGCTTTCCAGGAAACCCTCGCCCAACTGGACTTTGAGGGCATGGTTAACCATCCAGCGGTCATGGCTGTCGATACGGAACGTGATATCTTCGCCTATGCCGGTGATGACACCGATATCGTTCAAAAGGCGTCCCCCTTTTCCTATGTCAATATTTTCACCTTTGCGCCGCGCTATTTTGACGACGATGACACCTGGGTCGTGATGTCCCACGAGTCCATATTTGGGGATGAGGTCGGCGATTTGATTCTCGTTAAAGTAAATCCCTTGACGATGAATGGTGAAAATATCCCCGATTTCGAATCCGGTCATGTATATTTTGGCGCAGCACTGATCACCTATGTCAACAACACCCGTGTTGCCACCTTTATCAAAGCCTCCGACTTGACCAATCACACGCTTGGCGCACTGGATTCCGCACCGGAAATCATTGACATCACCGACCGCCCCGATTATTTCGATTCAGAAGAAGGGGCAATGTGGAACCAACTGATCCAATCGATCAAGATCATTGACGAATCCTTCTCCGTCACGGTTTCCTCCTATCTGCCCATCATGGCCGCTTTCCACCAGAATCAGACCTGGCTGACGGATGGCGAATTTGAGCTCACTGATGGCACACTTGAAACCGTGGACCAGGACGTCTGCTATATCAGCGACCGGGTCGCCGCCTTATTGGGACTGGAAGTTGGCGACACCTGGCCTCTGAAACTCCATTACACGGATCAGGGCGACCCTGCATTCAGCTATTGGGAGGAAGACGGTTTCATCTATGACGGTAATATCCGCATCGCCGGTATCTTCAATGAGGTGCCAGGCCTATCCTTCACCGTCTATATGCCCTTCCCCAGTTGGGTGGAGAAAGCACCGGATAATTACGAGTTCCTTCGAGTCCAGATTGACAACAAAGAAGTCGAATCTTATCTGAATCACATCAAGGGCTACCTCACCGAAATCATTGAAGTCACTGTGGAAGACCAGGGCTATGCCAATGCGATCAAACCGGTCGAAACCCTGAAAAGCCAGGCAATCACCCTCACGACCATCAGCGCCGTTGCCGGTGTGGCTGTTTCCATCCTGTTCTCCTATCTGTTCATCAGCCGTCAGCGGGAAACCGCACAGATTATGATGATGATGGGCACCGGTCGTCCCAAGACGGTTTCCTATCTACTTTATGGGATCCTGCTGGTAGCTTTAATCGCGACAATCGTCGGCTCACTGATCGCAGGTGCCTTTGATGTCCAGGTGACGGAAACGGTCTGGCAGGCCTTGCAGGACGCTCCTGGGCAGGATGAACGTTACAGTGAACGGGCATTGGGCATCCCAACGACCTTTGTGCCGGAAATTGCCACCGCTTCCTGGGTAAGGTGGAGTTCTGCCGGCGCACTGATCCTGATCATCCTGATCATCACCATTATCTTTGCCCTGACCACCCTGCGTAAACCCAAACGTAAAAAGGTCAAAGAATTCAAGGCCCCCAAGCTGCATGTCGGCAAAGGCATGGCCTTTGTCAACATGCCAACTGTTAGTCTGCGCTTTGCGCTCCGGTCCATCCGCCGCAATTTCCTACGCAGCCTGATCGTACCGGTCACGGCCTTTCTATTGGCCGCTTTCATTATGGCTCTTGGGCTCATCACCCACCAACAGGAATTGAATGCTGTGACAGTCTACGACGATGTCCCAACCACAGCGTATATGACCACCTTTCTGGGTTATTCCAGAGAAGTACCCTTGCAATTACAGGCCAATATCTTCAGACTTTTAGACCCGGACTATACAGCCAGAAATTCCTGGACCATGATCCGCAACCCACTGCCAAAAGGCGCGCTATTGTCCATTCGTGAAGATCTCACGGAAGACAGCGATTTCTTTGAAGATGTCATGTTGACCTCAAAAATGCACTACACACTGATGGGGCTATCCTCCGACGCCGAAGGGCACACCTATAACCTATCGCGCCGGCCAGAAGTCCCCTACCACTCCAATCGCTTTGGCTACGACTGGTTTGAAGATAAAGTCCGCCAGATGCCTTTCATCTATTTCATTGATAGCTTCGCCGGCGTGCCGGAATTCAGCGATGCCCTGCTGACCGATACGGTCTGGCTGGAAGGCTATAGCAACGACTCTCTCAAAAATTTAGAATACTTTGCCGTTCTCCCCGATCGCTATGCTGACGAAAATGGTATTGAACTAGGAGATACAGTACGGCTCGCCCTTTACCTGACGATCCCGGATCGCGGCGTATTGATGGAAGCTTATGACTTTGTGGTGGCAGGCACCTATTATCAGGGCAGCCGTCCGCCGGTCATCTATACCCCCTGGGCAGTGATTACCGATATCCCGATCATATATGATTATATGTATGAAGAGCTGATGATCTATGACGGCGAAATTCCTGAGGATGCCAGATATTCTAACGAATATCTGGCGGATACTATCAACTCCGCCACATTCCTAATGAAGAATACTCAGGAACTCTCCGATTTCCGGGACTATCTGGAAGATAACTATTACAGCCAAATCGGCAGCATCAACCGGAACAGGCTGGCTGTCGTGATCGAAGATAAAGCACTGATGGATGCCATCGAATCCATTGATCAGCACCTGGCCTTTATGAACATCATCCGGCCCGTCATGCTGGCACTCTCCACGGTGATCGGTTTCATCCTTTCCTACCTGCTGACCCGCAACCGTCTGCACGAATTTGCCGTCATGCGCAGCCTGGGCACCAAGCGCTTCCATGTGTACAGCGCGTTCTTCCTCGAACAATTGCTATTGTTCCTGCTGGGGATCGTACCAGTTTTAATCATTCTGTTAGTGAATCCCGCCTGGATCGCCTACTTTGGCCTGAGCCTGATCGGCTTCATCCTGCTCTATGCATTGGGTATTACGATCGCCATTTACTTGATGAGCAGGGCCAAGATATTGGATATCCTCTTCATTAAAGAATAAATAAGTTATCATTCCATTGCGAAAGAAGGTCATGACTGTGAACCCAATCATTGAAATTGAAAATGCCACTTACAGCTACACCAATAAATACCAATCCGTCCCCGCCATCCAGGACGTCTGCACTTCCTTTGAAAAAGGGCGGCTCTATGCCATCATCGGCAAATCCGGCTCCGGCAAGACCACACTGCTCTCATTGATGGCCGGGCTGGCCCTGCCGGAAAAAGGCCAGATACTGTTCCAGGGCGTGCCGACGGATTCCTTTGACCTGGATCAATACCGGCGCGAAAAAGTGGCGGTGATCTACCAGTCCTTCAACCTTTTCCCCTTGATGACCTGCCTGGAAAATGTGTGCTATCCCCTCGAACTGAAGGGCTATAGCCCCAAGGAAGCTGCTGTGGTCGCCAAAGACTACATCAAGAAGGTAGACCTGCCGGATACGGTCTATCACCGTTTCCCCAATATGCTCTCGGGCGGTGAACAACAGCGGATCGCCATTGCCCGCGCTTTGGCCAGCGGCGCTCAGGTGATTTTGGCAGATGAGCCGACCGGCAACCTCGACGTCGCCACCGGCAAACGGATCGTCAAGCTGCTCTCAGACCTGGCACACGTGGAGAACTACACCGTGATCATCGTGACCCATGACATCAGCATCGCTGATATCGCCGATGACGTGCTGCAAATGCAGGATGGACGATTGTAAGAGAAAACACCATCCGACAGCATAGAATCAAATATCGTAGGGTCGCCCCTCTGTGGGCGACCTTTTTCGTTACCTTTATTGATCAGTAGATTGCTTCGTCGCATCGTGCCGATGCTCCCTCGCAATGACAAGAAAAACCCCCGGCTTTCACCGGGGGTCGCTTTTACTTCGTTTCTGCTAAAAACTAAGCCACTTCAGTGACTTTATACCCCGCACCTTTATGCAGCGCTTCGATATTCCCCTTGAGGAATTTCTTATGCCGCTCGGGGGTGTGGCCATCCAGCGCCTTCTCAACCGCTTCCATCGGGACCAAATCCAGGTTCCCTAGCAGTGCGCCAAGCACCACCATGTTCACCGACTTGCTGCTGCCGATTTCTTCAGCGATCTCATTGGCGGGCAGGCTCACGACGGTGATGTCGGTCCGTTCCACGGGCCGGTCCACCATCGAGCTATTGACTACCAGCACGCCGCCAGGTGCCACTAATTTCTCGAATTTATCGAGTGAGGGCTTGTTCATCGCGATCACAGCGGTGGGGTTCTTCACAAAAGCTGAACCGATCTCCTCATCGGAAATCACCACGGTACAATTCGCCGTACCGCCGCGCATCTCGGGGCCATAGGATGGGATCCAGGTCACTTCTTTGCCAACTTCCATAGCCGTGTAAGCCAGCAGTTTTCCGGCAAAAAGCACACCCTGGCCGCCAAATCCGGCAACGATCACTTCTTGTTGCATGCTCATCCCTCCAATTTATTCAACTCTGCCACAGCAGCAGAGATCTTGTAGTCACCAAGTGGATATACCGGCAGCATCCGCTCCTCAACCCATTCCCGAGCTTCTACAGGGGTCATCGCCCAGTTGGTCGGGCAGGTGGAAAGCAATTCCACCAGTGAGAAGCCGAGTCCGGCTTTCTGCACTTCAAAGGCCGTCCGGATCGCCTGTTTGGCCCGGCGGACCTCACGGTTGTTGTGCAGACTGCGCCGCACGACATAGGACGCGCCTTCCAGCGTGGAAAGTAATTCCGCGGTCTGGATCGGGTAACCCTGGCGCTTGACATCACGACCGGTGGGTGAAGAGGTGGTCTTCTGACCGGGGAGTGTGGTGGGGGCCATCTGGCCGCCTGTCATGCCGTAGTTGGCGTTATTCATGAAGATCACGGTGATCTTCTCACCACGGGAAGCCGCGCCGACGATCTCGCCCATGCCAATCGAGGCCAGATCGCCATCGCCCTGATAGGTGAAGATGATGTGATCGGGATAAACCCGCTTGATGCCGGTTGCCATGGCCGGAGCACGCCCATGAGCCGCTTCCACAAAGTCCACATCGAAATAGTTATAAGAAAATACGGAACAGCCAACGGAAGCCACGCCAATCGTGTCTTCGACGATTCCCATCTCATCCAGCACTTCGGCCACCAGACGGTGGGCGATGCCGTGGGTGCAGCCGGGGCAATAATGCGTTACCCGGTCATTCAGGGATTTCGGACGGCTGTAAACAACTTTGGTAGGTACTTCTGCGATTGTCATCATCCACTCCTTATCCTATGGTCTCCCGCAGGCGGGCTAGCCAGCGATCACGGGGGTGACCCTCGGTGGTCTGAGGTTCGGTGGCCAGGCGCTTGATCTCGGTCAATACTTCATCCGGGAACGGCACCACACCGCCCATCCGGCCGAAGAATTCCACCGGTTTGCGCCCGCGGACCACGAGTCGGATATCTTCCAACATTTGGCCGGCGTTCATTTCAACGACCAGGAATCCCTCAACCTTTTCGGTCAACTCATTCAGGATCTCGGTCGGGAATGGCGCCACCGTGATCGGGCGGAGCAGCCCAACCTTGATGCCCTGTTCACGAGCAGCCCGGACAGCTGAGAGCGAGATCCGCCCGGCGGTGCCGAAGCCGATCACGACAAATTCCGCATCGTCCAGGTAATAACCCTTCCAGCGGACTTCGTTGGCTTCGATTTCCTGCCAGCGATTCATCAGCCGCAGGTTCATGACCTCCTGAGCAGGAGCGTCCAGGTTGATTGAAGTCAGCTGGTGTTTCTCGCCATTCTTGGCGCCCCGCACGGCCCAATCGGGCACTTCTTCTTTGAGGGGTTGGAATGGGGGCAGTTCGGCCGGTTCCATCATCTGGCCAATGCTGCCATCCATCATAATCGTGGTGATTGTGCGATATTTCTCTGTCAGGTCAAACGCCAGGGCGGTCAGGTCCACTGCTTCCTGCACGCTGGCAGGGGCAAGGACGATCATGCGATAGTCGCCATGGCCGCCGCCGTGGACGATCTGGTTATAGTCACCCTGCGCCGGGGCAATATTGCCCAGGCCGGGGCCGCCGCGGACCACATCCACCAGCACCACAGGTAATTCAGTGCCGGCAATATAGGACAGACCTTCCATCATCAGGCTGACGCCCGGGCTGGAAGAAGAGGTCATCACCCGTTTACCGGTGCAGGCTGCACCGTAAACCATGTTGATTGCGCCCAGCTCTGATTCAGCCTGGACGAATGGACGACCCAATTCGGGCATCCGAGCAGAAAGGTGCTCCAACAGTTCGGTTTGGGGGGTGATGGGATATCCAAAATAAGCTTCAAGGCCCGCCCGAAGAGCGGCCTCAGCAACTGCGGTGTTCCCTTTGATGAGTTGTTTTGTCATCTCAAGCCTCCGCCTTCTGTTGTTCATACCGGTAAACAGTAATCGCAGCATCCGGGCAAACATTGGCGCAGATTCCGCACCCTGTGCAGGCTTCCGGATTGACCATGTGGGCTGGGTGGTATCCCTTGGGTGTCAGGTGATCCATATCCAACGCCAATACATCATGGGGGCAATCCGTCACACAGAGTTGGCAGGCTTTGCAATACAACTCGTTGACTTCGATATATCCCTTCGCGGGCATTAACGGTCCTCCTTATGGTGATTAACGGTTAGGAATGTCCTGGATTTTGAATTGGTGAGGTTCACAGGACATGCGATAATAGTATAACACTAGTTGGTTTTGAGATAAGGTTGAGGAAAGGGTGAATGAGAAGGTAATTAAGGTGAGTGGTGAAAAGTGAATGGTGGAAAGCGAGTAAATAGAAGTGAACGGCTAGCAAATTAGCTAGGCCCATACGGAATAGCTTGTAGGTCACGCTTCCAGCATGACACCTTTCCCCCCCCTTTTGGGAAGTCATTATAAGAGGAGGCCACATTGAGCCTCCCCTACGCAGTAATTTGATAAATTATATCGGCAGCGGGGCGATCACTGAAGAGGAAGGTCGTAGGGTGGGTTCCGAATTTGAACCCACCATTTTGACAATAACACTTTTTAATCCGTAGGTCACGCTTCCAGCGTGACAAAGATTGCCTCCCACTCCACTACGCTTCGGGGACAATGTCGTGCATCACTTCGTGATCCCTCGCAATGACCAATCGCGTAAGGGTTTTCCAAAAATGGGGAGGTCACAATGGGCCTCCCTTGCACAGAAAATCACAAATTAAATCGGCAACGGAGCAATCACTGAAGAGGAAGTGAACATCCAGGTTACGATCAGGGCATTGATCACCGCACCAGGATAAACAGAGCCGGTAGCCTCATACAAAACCGTGCCAATTGGCACCATCAGGGTCAGCAGGACGATCATGTGCTCAATGTTGATCACAAATCCCACCAATGCCCCGCCCGGCCCCACAAACGGCACAATTCCGGCCAGATAGAGCGGCCCATACTGCAGCGCCATCATGAATGCCAAAGGAACAGAGGATGCCCCTTTTGAGATTCGCCCAGTGAAATAAGCCCGGTTTCATCAATGACGTCATGCTGGATACAGCGATAGCTCTCATAGACCTGATCCCCCAGCATGGCGCGCAGCTCATTCTCGGTCTGTGGGCGATGGGTGCCCAGACCGTTAATCAGCGTGATATCCCCCCGACGGATGCCGCCCGCCTCCAATTCTGCCAAAACCACCGGCAGCAGGCGGTCATTGGGTGTGGCGCGGGTGATGTCGGTGTGGACCACAACGACGGTCATTCCCGGGCGCAACCGGGTGCTCAGCGGCTGAGTGCCTATCGGATGGCGCAGGGCATCCAGAATGGCCGCTGCCTCATCGTTTTGGGGCTTCATTTCCCGCACCAGGAAGACATCCGCCGTCTCAGGTGCCTCTAAATTCAAGCCCTGCAGTCCATAATCCATCCGAACGTTCATGCCGCCTCAACTCTCCAATTCAGCAACCGATCAAATAAACCCGGCAGGTCCGTAAGCGCCTCAGGCTCTCGTTTGGCCA
This Chloroflexota bacterium DNA region includes the following protein-coding sequences:
- a CDS encoding DUF92 domain-containing protein; the encoded protein is MIVKLLIGLIAGVGIAALAYRARSLDLSGAIAAGVLGTIVFGLGGVAWALVLLTFFVTASGLSVIFKGRKSRIADDFAKGSRRDAGQVAANGGISGALAFGYFLLYMVTPQHPLLPALWLGFAASLAAANADTWATELGVLNSHQPISLRTFQRVPGGTSGAISWVGTLAALAGSGVVAGVAVLTGLAGWAPAGGLSLGGQFVLISLAGLLGAMVDSALGAWVQAMYHCPACQKDTERHPLHSCGRETTLVRGIKWLQNDWVNAACTLSAAMAAVVITLLIQ
- a CDS encoding PH domain-containing protein; amino-acid sequence: METEFLPPRRTGVLIQGAMALWFLAAGGYFFFIAVQDQAGLDFMLHMVIALVLLAPLPVILYRLYALVSSSYTLRRDGLRIRWGLRREDVPLNDIEWIRPANEMGFRLPLPWLRWPGSLIGNRKVSELGLVEFMSADMAHMLLVATPERVFAISPENTSAFMMLFQQMTELGSLAPLEAQSVYPTLLIGRVWEDRRARMLVMISFIIGLVLLAVDAIAVTRLDVIPWIGAGTTAPAERLLLLPVLDGLIWLVDLVMGMLLFPRGGDMPLAAYLLWGASGLTGLLLLISSLIFIF
- a CDS encoding DegT/DnrJ/EryC1/StrS family aminotransferase, producing MKLRMSSPELNQDDRQAVLDVVNTPNLSMGPKIAAFEQAFCDLTGRKHAIGVNSGTAGLHLCVRASGIGPGDLVITTPFSFVASTNIILFEKAIPIFVDIDPVTGNIDTDLLRKAVEDLSLGGEAAQKWMPRKLPEFNEGKVGKLKALLPVDVFGQPADFDQINAIANQHGLTVIEDSCEALGGEYKGKPAGTLADYGVFAFYPNKQITTGEGGMIVTDDDEAADFMRALRNQGRAVGDTWLQHTFLGYNYRMDEMSAALGLSQIGRLEDLLKHRSRVADWYAKHLAGIEGVTPPQLVPNTTRVSWFVYVIRVAPQIDRDRFAKILVEKGVPVRPYFAPIHLQPYMMEMFGTQAGDYPVTEDLGNRSLALPFSGAMTEEEVVEVCQRIAEVLPAAEKMA
- a CDS encoding ABC transporter ATP-binding protein; the protein is MTVNPIIEIENATYSYTNKYQSVPAIQDVCTSFEKGRLYAIIGKSGSGKTTLLSLMAGLALPEKGQILFQGVPTDSFDLDQYRREKVAVIYQSFNLFPLMTCLENVCYPLELKGYSPKEAAVVAKDYIKKVDLPDTVYHRFPNMLSGGEQQRIAIARALASGAQVILADEPTGNLDVATGKRIVKLLSDLAHVENYTVIIVTHDISIADIADDVLQMQDGRL
- a CDS encoding 2-oxoacid:acceptor oxidoreductase family protein, giving the protein MQQEVIVAGFGGQGVLFAGKLLAYTAMEVGKEVTWIPSYGPEMRGGTANCTVVISDEEIGSAFVKNPTAVIAMNKPSLDKFEKLVAPGGVLVVNSSMVDRPVERTDITVVSLPANEIAEEIGSSKSVNMVVLGALLGNLDLVPMEAVEKALDGHTPERHKKFLKGNIEALHKGAGYKVTEVA
- a CDS encoding 2-oxoglutarate oxidoreductase, whose product is MTIAEVPTKVVYSRPKSLNDRVTHYCPGCTHGIAHRLVAEVLDEMGIVEDTIGVASVGCSVFSYNYFDVDFVEAAHGRAPAMATGIKRVYPDHIIFTYQGDGDLASIGMGEIVGAASRGEKITVIFMNNANYGMTGGQMAPTTLPGQKTTSSPTGRDVKRQGYPIQTAELLSTLEGASYVVRRSLHNNREVRRAKQAIRTAFEVQKAGLGFSLVELLSTCPTNWAMTPVEAREWVEERMLPVYPLGDYKISAAVAELNKLEG
- a CDS encoding 3-methyl-2-oxobutanoate dehydrogenase subunit VorB, yielding MTKQLIKGNTAVAEAALRAGLEAYFGYPITPQTELLEHLSARMPELGRPFVQAESELGAINMVYGAACTGKRVMTSSSSPGVSLMMEGLSYIAGTELPVVLVDVVRGGPGLGNIAPAQGDYNQIVHGGGHGDYRMIVLAPASVQEAVDLTALAFDLTEKYRTITTIMMDGSIGQMMEPAELPPFQPLKEEVPDWAVRGAKNGEKHQLTSINLDAPAQEVMNLRLMNRWQEIEANEVRWKGYYLDDAEFVVIGFGTAGRISLSAVRAAREQGIKVGLLRPITVAPFPTEILNELTEKVEGFLVVEMNAGQMLEDIRLVVRGRKPVEFFGRMGGVVPFPDEVLTEIKRLATEPQTTEGHPRDRWLARLRETIG
- a CDS encoding 4Fe-4S binding protein, whose protein sequence is MPAKGYIEVNELYCKACQLCVTDCPHDVLALDMDHLTPKGYHPAHMVNPEACTGCGICANVCPDAAITVYRYEQQKAEA
- a CDS encoding DUF2088 domain-containing protein encodes the protein MNVRMDYGLQGLNLEAPETADVFLVREMKPQNDEAAAILDALRHPIGTQPLSTRLRPGMTVVVVHTDITRATPNDRLLPVVLAELEAGGIRRGDITLINGLGTHRPQTENELRAMLGDQVYESYRCIQHDVIDETGLISLGESQKGHPLFLWHS